From Carya illinoinensis cultivar Pawnee chromosome 5, C.illinoinensisPawnee_v1, whole genome shotgun sequence, one genomic window encodes:
- the LOC122311653 gene encoding MACPF domain-containing protein At4g24290-like isoform X2: protein MSEQFNQEVNLTGKIPSGFFNAMFEFSGCWQKDAANTKTLAFDGVFITLYTVALEKSQLVLCDHVKKAVPPSWEPAALARFIYTFGTHIIVGVKMGGKDVIYVKQQHSSTLQPADVQKRLKEMADKRFLNVNGQNGMASERVYKSEKVEIREQRLRFADISPSSNSHKEDILSIYKRRGGSDSRHLSHDEWLQTVQSEPDAISMSFVPVTSLLNGVPGSGFLSHAINLYLRYKPPIEELHQFLEFQLPRQWAPVFSDLPLGPQRKQKSSPSLQFSLMGPKLYVNTTPVDVGKKPVTGLRLYLEGKSSNLLAIHLQHLSSLPKIIQLVDDPSGDFCQESFNRRYYEKVQWKSFSHVCTAPMESDEDLSIVTGAQLQVENHGFKNILFLRLRFSTVLGAMIVKHPEWDGSPGLAPKSGLISTLISHHFTTVQKAPPRPADVNINSAVYPGGPPVPVQAPKLLKFVDTTEMVRGPQESPGYWVVSGARLVVEKGRISLRVKYSLVTVILPDEEAVQDP from the exons ATGTCAGAACAGTTCAACCAGGAAGTAAATTTGACTGGAAAAATTCCTTCAGGCTTCTTCAATGCCATGTTTGAATTCTCGGGTTGTTGGCAGAAAGATGCAGCCAACACTAAGACCCTTGCTTTTGATGGGGTGTTCATCACGCTCTACACAGTTGCACTGGAGAAATCTCAGCTGGTACTCTGTGATCATGTTAAGAAAGCTGTCCCACCATCGTGGGAACCTGCTGCCCTGGCAAG gTTTATTTACACATTTGGTACCCATATTATTGTTGGTGTAAAGATGGGAGGGAAGGATGTAATATACGTGAAGCAGCAGCATTCATCAACTCTTCAACCTGCTGATGTACAAAAAAGATTGAAGGAGATGGCAGATAAAAGGTTTTTAAATGTCAATGGACAAAATGGCATGGCTTCTGAACGAGTTTACAAGAGTGAAAAG GTTGAAATCAGGGAGCAGCGGCTGAGGTTTGCAGATATCAGTCCATCAAGTAATTCACACAAGGAG GATATTCTAAGCATTTACAAGAGGAGAGGTGGAAGTGATAGTAGACACCTATCTCATGATGAGTGGTTACAAACTGTCCAGTCCGAGCCTGATGCGATCTCAATGTCATTCGTCCCAGTCACCTCTTTGTTGAATGGAGTCCCCGGGAGTGGATTCTTGAGCCATGCCATAAATCTTTATTTACGAT ATAAACCTCCAATTGAAGAGCTCCACCAGTTTTTAGAATTTCAACTGCCAAGGCAATGGGCACCTGTGTTCAGTGACCTTCCACTTGGTCCACAAAGGAAACAGAAAAGCAGCCCATCTTTGCAATTTAGCTTAATGGGACCCAAGCTTTATGTGAACACCACACCA GTTGATGTTGGTAAGAAGCCAGTGACTGGTCTCCGGCTTTATCTAGAAGGTAAAAGTAGTAACCTCCTGGCTATCCACTTACAGCACCTCTCATCTCTTCCCAAAATCATCCAACTCGTGGATGATCCAAGTGGTGACTTCTGCCAAGAGTCCTTTAATCGTAGATACTATGAGAAAGTTCAATGGAAGAGCTTCTCTCATGTCTGCACTGCTCCGATGGAGTCTGATGAGGATCTGTCAATAGTAACTGGAGCCCAATTACAGGTTGAAAACCATggctttaaaaacattcttttcTTGAGACTCCGCTTCTCAACAGTCTTGGGAGCTATGATTGTGAAACATCCCGAGTGGGATGGATCTCCAGGGTTAGCTCCAAAGTCGGGACTTATATCAACACTGATCAGCCATCATTTCACAACGGTTCAGAAGGCACCTCCGCGACCAGCCGATGTGAACATAAACTCTGCTGTTTACCCTGGAGGCCCTCCGGTGCCTGTCCAAGCGCCTAAACTTCTGAAATTTGTTGATACAACAGAAATGGTGAGGGGGCCGCAAGAAAGTCCAGGTTATTGGGTTGTGTCGGGGGCTAGGCTTGTGGTTGAGAAGGGCAGGATTTCTCTCCGGGTTAAGTATTCTCTAGTGACTGTAATATTACCTGACGAAGAAGCCGTACAGGATCCAtag